A genomic region of Papaver somniferum cultivar HN1 chromosome 7, ASM357369v1, whole genome shotgun sequence contains the following coding sequences:
- the LOC113296866 gene encoding protein root UVB sensitive 2, chloroplastic-like isoform X2 produces MNVLAKITMQKKDLDKEEDPSQQRSVSWVETLDTVSRQYKFEPNGSLSVKLVDDSRPVAHKVVESFLNKFFPSGYPYSVNEGYLRYTQFRAMQHFTSAALSVLSTQSLLFAAGLRPTPAQATAVSWILKDGMQHVGKLICSNLGARMDSEPKRWRILADVLYDLGTGLEVLSPLCPHLFLEMAGLGNFAKGMATVAARATRLPIYSSFAKEGNLSDLFAKGEAISTLFNVVGLGAGIQLASTVCSTMQGKMVVGPVLSILHIYSVVEEMRAAPINTLNPQRTAMIVADFVKRGKISSPADLRYQEDLLFPGRLIEDAGSVKVGRAIRKAIKPSKLHELKEMFPDEKFILSCSTGKSTDMVLAQNATGEDALKGWIVAALAANVEPSVNSSNDTNFKEAYEQMNNLFPKFVSKLKTKGWHTDRFLDGTGSRFA; encoded by the exons ATGAACGTGCTG GCAAAGATAACGATGCAGAAGAAAGACCTAGACAAGGAAGAAGACCCATCACAACAACGCTCTGTTTCATGGGTCGAAACCCTTGACACTGTTTCACGCCAGTATAAGTTCGAACCAAATGGTAGTTTATCT GTTAAGCTGGTAGACGACTCTAGACCGGTTGCTCATAAAGTCGTTGAATCGTTTCTGAATAAGTTTTTTCCATCAGGATATCCTTACAG TGTAAATGAGGGGTACCTTAGATACACTCAATTCAGAGCAATGCAACATTTTACTAGTGCTGCACTCTCAGTATTGTCAACTCAG TCACTGCTATTTGCTGCAGGCTTGCGACCTACCCCTGCACAGGCAACTGCTGTCAGTTGG ATTCTAAAGGATGGAATGCAGCATGTGGGGAAATTAATCTGTAGTAACTTGGGTGCCAGAATGGATTCAGAGCCAAAGCGTTGGAGGATACTGG CTGATGTTCTCTATGACCTTGGCACCGGACTGGAAGTTCTATCTCCGCTATGTCCCCATCTTTTTCTTGAAATGGCTGGACTTGGAAATTTTGCAAAG GGAATGGCAACCGTTGCAGCCAGAGCAACAAGGTTGCCAATATATTCTTCTTTTGCAAAAGAAGGCAATTTAAGTGACCTATTCGCAAAAGGGGAGGCCATCTCTACTCTTTTCAATGTCGTAGGACTAGGTGCAGGCATTCAACTAGCTTCTACAGTGTGTTCAACAATGCAAGGAAAG ATGGTAGTTGGTCCGGTGCTTTCCATCTTGCACATATATAGTGTTGTTGAAGAAATGCGAGCTGCTCCAATTAATACATTGAATCCACAACGGACAGCCATGATTGTAGCAGACTTTGTTAAG AGAGGAAAGATATCAAGTCCTGCAGACCTAAGATACCAAGAAGATCTTCTCTTTCCGGGGCGACTGATAGAAGATGCAGGAAGTGTGAAGGTTGGTAGAGCTATTCGTAAAGCCATTAAGCCTTCAAAACTTCATGAACTGAAGGAAATGTTCCCTGATGAGAAGTTTATATTAAGTTGTAGTACTGGTAAATCTACCGATATGGTATTGGCGCAAAATGCAACAGGCGAAGACGCACTTAAAGGGTGGATAGTGGCCGCATTAGCTGCAAATGTGGAACCATCTGTAAATTCATCGAATGATACAAACTTCAAAGAAGCTTACGAGCAAATGAATAACTTATTTCCAAAGTTTGTCTCCAAGTTAAAAACTAAAGGGTGGCACACTGATCGTTTTCTGGATGGAACAGGAAGCCGATTTGCATG
- the LOC113296866 gene encoding protein root UVB sensitive 2, chloroplastic-like isoform X1 encodes MNVLAKITMQKKDLDKEEDPSQQRSVSWVETLDTVSRQYKFEPNGSLSVKLVDDSRPVAHKVVESFLNKFFPSGYPYSVNEGYLRYTQFRAMQHFTSAALSVLSTQSLLFAAGLRPTPAQATAVSWILKDGMQHVGKLICSNLGARMDSEPKRWRILADVLYDLGTGLEVLSPLCPHLFLEMAGLGNFAKGMATVAARATRLPIYSSFAKEGNLSDLFAKGEAISTLFNVVGLGAGIQLASTVCSTMQGKMVVGPVLSILHIYSVVEEMRAAPINTLNPQRTAMIVADFVKRGKISSPADLRYQEDLLFPGRLIEDAGSVKVGRAIRKAIKPSKLHELKEMFPDEKFILSCSTGKSTDMVLAQNATGEDALKGWIVAALAANVEPSVNSSNDTNFKEAYEQMNNLFPKFVSKLKTKGWHTDRFLDGTGSRFAWYQFKVLLCK; translated from the exons ATGAACGTGCTG GCAAAGATAACGATGCAGAAGAAAGACCTAGACAAGGAAGAAGACCCATCACAACAACGCTCTGTTTCATGGGTCGAAACCCTTGACACTGTTTCACGCCAGTATAAGTTCGAACCAAATGGTAGTTTATCT GTTAAGCTGGTAGACGACTCTAGACCGGTTGCTCATAAAGTCGTTGAATCGTTTCTGAATAAGTTTTTTCCATCAGGATATCCTTACAG TGTAAATGAGGGGTACCTTAGATACACTCAATTCAGAGCAATGCAACATTTTACTAGTGCTGCACTCTCAGTATTGTCAACTCAG TCACTGCTATTTGCTGCAGGCTTGCGACCTACCCCTGCACAGGCAACTGCTGTCAGTTGG ATTCTAAAGGATGGAATGCAGCATGTGGGGAAATTAATCTGTAGTAACTTGGGTGCCAGAATGGATTCAGAGCCAAAGCGTTGGAGGATACTGG CTGATGTTCTCTATGACCTTGGCACCGGACTGGAAGTTCTATCTCCGCTATGTCCCCATCTTTTTCTTGAAATGGCTGGACTTGGAAATTTTGCAAAG GGAATGGCAACCGTTGCAGCCAGAGCAACAAGGTTGCCAATATATTCTTCTTTTGCAAAAGAAGGCAATTTAAGTGACCTATTCGCAAAAGGGGAGGCCATCTCTACTCTTTTCAATGTCGTAGGACTAGGTGCAGGCATTCAACTAGCTTCTACAGTGTGTTCAACAATGCAAGGAAAG ATGGTAGTTGGTCCGGTGCTTTCCATCTTGCACATATATAGTGTTGTTGAAGAAATGCGAGCTGCTCCAATTAATACATTGAATCCACAACGGACAGCCATGATTGTAGCAGACTTTGTTAAG AGAGGAAAGATATCAAGTCCTGCAGACCTAAGATACCAAGAAGATCTTCTCTTTCCGGGGCGACTGATAGAAGATGCAGGAAGTGTGAAGGTTGGTAGAGCTATTCGTAAAGCCATTAAGCCTTCAAAACTTCATGAACTGAAGGAAATGTTCCCTGATGAGAAGTTTATATTAAGTTGTAGTACTGGTAAATCTACCGATATGGTATTGGCGCAAAATGCAACAGGCGAAGACGCACTTAAAGGGTGGATAGTGGCCGCATTAGCTGCAAATGTGGAACCATCTGTAAATTCATCGAATGATACAAACTTCAAAGAAGCTTACGAGCAAATGAATAACTTATTTCCAAAGTTTGTCTCCAAGTTAAAAACTAAAGGGTGGCACACTGATCGTTTTCTGGATGGAACAGGAAGCCGATTTGCATGGTATCAATTTAAAGTTCTTTTATGTAAATGA